One part of the Mytilus trossulus isolate FHL-02 chromosome 11, PNRI_Mtr1.1.1.hap1, whole genome shotgun sequence genome encodes these proteins:
- the LOC134690378 gene encoding uncharacterized protein LOC134690378 isoform X1, protein MKLVYFILSLLLGIPAKGGKDSCLGRCEQGFNDSFPCQCTSTCKMHRDCCEDYDDSCPKELCVDSCGQPFDKRHRCQCNTDCQMYNNCCDDYDAFCVLGVNELSTTNYITSDTTSNTSVNEVSTANYISSETTFINSEIIVAIVLSITVVILILVVVLSVMFRRKFTKEKCPSSTVGMGDRKTNETDNCTDKLEYEQLDIVRKDKSTNAYDELHVTHEDDKNLTNTHVMMTSREDDSKYKAIKETTQMYYNAVSSEYEQLENFDKDKCANVYDQLHVTNTH, encoded by the exons ATGAAGTTGGTATATTTCATTTTGAGTCTATTGTTGGGCATTCCTGCGAAAGGTGGAAAAG attctTGTTTAGGTAGGTGTGAACAAGGTTTTAACGATAGCTTCCCTTGTCAGTGTACATCAACTTGCAAGATGCACAGAGACTGTTGTGAGGATTATGACGATTCTTGTCCAAAAG AACTTTGTGTCGATAGTTGTGGACAACCGTTTGACAAAAGACATCGCTGTCAATGTAACACAGACTGTCAAATGTACAATAACTGTTGTGATGACTATGATGCTTTCTGTGTACTAGGAG TGAACGAATTAAGCACTACCAATTATATAACCTCGGATACAACTTCCAACACTTCAG TTAACGAAGTAAGCACTGCAAATTATATTAGCTCTGAAACCACTTTCATCAATTCAG aaataatagTTGCTATTGTTCTATCAATAACTGTGGTTATACTCATATTAGTTGTGGTACTTTCAGTAATGTTCAGGAG gaaatttacaaaagaaaaatgtccATCGAGTACAGTTGGCATGGGCGATCGTAAAACAAATGAAACCGACAATTGTACAGATAAGTTGGAATACGAACAGCTAGATATTGTTAGGAAAGATAAAAGCACGAACGCTTATGACGAATTACATGTTACACACGAAGATGACAAGAACCTGACTAACACACATGTCATGATGACTTCAAGAGAAGATGATAGCAAATATAAAgcaattaaagaaacaacacaaaTGTATTACAATGCAGTTTCTTCGGAATATGAGCAATTagaaaattttgataaagatAAATGCGCGAACGTGTATGATCAATTGCATGTTACAAACACACACTAG
- the LOC134690378 gene encoding uncharacterized protein LOC134690378 isoform X3 translates to MKLVYFILSLLLGIPAKGGKDSCLGRCEQGFNDSFPCQCTSTCKMHRDCCEDYDDSCPKVNELSTTNYITSDTTSNTSVNEVSTANYISSETTFINSEIIVAIVLSITVVILILVVVLSVMFRRKFTKEKCPSSTVGMGDRKTNETDNCTDKLEYEQLDIVRKDKSTNAYDELHVTHEDDKNLTNTHVMMTSREDDSKYKAIKETTQMYYNAVSSEYEQLENFDKDKCANVYDQLHVTNTH, encoded by the exons ATGAAGTTGGTATATTTCATTTTGAGTCTATTGTTGGGCATTCCTGCGAAAGGTGGAAAAG attctTGTTTAGGTAGGTGTGAACAAGGTTTTAACGATAGCTTCCCTTGTCAGTGTACATCAACTTGCAAGATGCACAGAGACTGTTGTGAGGATTATGACGATTCTTGTCCAAAAG TGAACGAATTAAGCACTACCAATTATATAACCTCGGATACAACTTCCAACACTTCAG TTAACGAAGTAAGCACTGCAAATTATATTAGCTCTGAAACCACTTTCATCAATTCAG aaataatagTTGCTATTGTTCTATCAATAACTGTGGTTATACTCATATTAGTTGTGGTACTTTCAGTAATGTTCAGGAG gaaatttacaaaagaaaaatgtccATCGAGTACAGTTGGCATGGGCGATCGTAAAACAAATGAAACCGACAATTGTACAGATAAGTTGGAATACGAACAGCTAGATATTGTTAGGAAAGATAAAAGCACGAACGCTTATGACGAATTACATGTTACACACGAAGATGACAAGAACCTGACTAACACACATGTCATGATGACTTCAAGAGAAGATGATAGCAAATATAAAgcaattaaagaaacaacacaaaTGTATTACAATGCAGTTTCTTCGGAATATGAGCAATTagaaaattttgataaagatAAATGCGCGAACGTGTATGATCAATTGCATGTTACAAACACACACTAG
- the LOC134690378 gene encoding uncharacterized protein LOC134690378 isoform X2 has product MKLVYFILSLLLGIPAKGGKGRCEQGFNDSFPCQCTSTCKMHRDCCEDYDDSCPKELCVDSCGQPFDKRHRCQCNTDCQMYNNCCDDYDAFCVLGVNELSTTNYITSDTTSNTSVNEVSTANYISSETTFINSEIIVAIVLSITVVILILVVVLSVMFRRKFTKEKCPSSTVGMGDRKTNETDNCTDKLEYEQLDIVRKDKSTNAYDELHVTHEDDKNLTNTHVMMTSREDDSKYKAIKETTQMYYNAVSSEYEQLENFDKDKCANVYDQLHVTNTH; this is encoded by the exons ATGAAGTTGGTATATTTCATTTTGAGTCTATTGTTGGGCATTCCTGCGAAAGGTGGAAAAG GTAGGTGTGAACAAGGTTTTAACGATAGCTTCCCTTGTCAGTGTACATCAACTTGCAAGATGCACAGAGACTGTTGTGAGGATTATGACGATTCTTGTCCAAAAG AACTTTGTGTCGATAGTTGTGGACAACCGTTTGACAAAAGACATCGCTGTCAATGTAACACAGACTGTCAAATGTACAATAACTGTTGTGATGACTATGATGCTTTCTGTGTACTAGGAG TGAACGAATTAAGCACTACCAATTATATAACCTCGGATACAACTTCCAACACTTCAG TTAACGAAGTAAGCACTGCAAATTATATTAGCTCTGAAACCACTTTCATCAATTCAG aaataatagTTGCTATTGTTCTATCAATAACTGTGGTTATACTCATATTAGTTGTGGTACTTTCAGTAATGTTCAGGAG gaaatttacaaaagaaaaatgtccATCGAGTACAGTTGGCATGGGCGATCGTAAAACAAATGAAACCGACAATTGTACAGATAAGTTGGAATACGAACAGCTAGATATTGTTAGGAAAGATAAAAGCACGAACGCTTATGACGAATTACATGTTACACACGAAGATGACAAGAACCTGACTAACACACATGTCATGATGACTTCAAGAGAAGATGATAGCAAATATAAAgcaattaaagaaacaacacaaaTGTATTACAATGCAGTTTCTTCGGAATATGAGCAATTagaaaattttgataaagatAAATGCGCGAACGTGTATGATCAATTGCATGTTACAAACACACACTAG